In one Carassius carassius chromosome 14, fCarCar2.1, whole genome shotgun sequence genomic region, the following are encoded:
- the LOC132157348 gene encoding eukaryotic translation initiation factor 5-like — protein MSVNVNRNVSDQFYRYKMPRLIAKVEGKGNGIKTVIVNMVDVAKALNRPPTYPTKFFGCELGAQTQFDAKNDRYIVNGSHEANKLQDMLDGFIRKFVLCSECDNPETDLHVNPKKQTIGSACKACGNRGMLDTRHKLCTFILKNPPEPDSTCMKEKKEKEKKNKKKDKENGSGSGEAGNHNDIDAPDAVDGEEDDDDWAEETTEEAQRRRMEEISNHAKNLTLSEDLEKTLEERVNIFYNFVKQKKDTGAIDCADKEILAEAERLDVRAMGPLILSELLFDENIRDQIKKYKRHFLRFCHNDKKAQKYLLGGFECLVKLHQSQLLPRVPVILKDFYDADLLEEDVILMWAEKVSKKYVSKELAKEIHAKAAPFVKWLKEAEEESEGSDAEEEEDENVEVVYSSSARELKMETVQPEKAEEDDDLDIDAI, from the exons atgtctgtcaatgtCAACCGCAATGTGTCGGACCAGTTCTACCGCTACAAGATGCCCCGTTTGATTGCCAAG GTGGAAGGCAAAGGGAATGGAATCAAGACGGTCATTGTCAACATGGTTGATGTTGCAAAGGCACTGAATAGGCCTCCAACCT ATCCGACTAAGTTTTTTGGCTGTGAGTTGGGGGCGCAGACTCAGTTTGATGCAAAGAATGACCGCTACATCGTAAACGGATCCCATGAAGCCAACAAACTGCAGGACATGCTGGACGGATTCATCCGCAAGTTTGTGCTGTGCTCCGAGTGTGACAACCCTGAAACTGACCTG CATGTTAACCCAAAGAAGCAGACCATCGGAAGCGCTTGCAAGGCTTGTGGTAATCGGGGAATGCTGGACACTCGGCACAAACTGTGCACATTCATCCTCAAAAACCCACCTG AGCCTGATAGTACTTGTATGAAAGAGAAGaaggagaaagagaagaaaaacaaaaagaaggataAGGAGAATGGCTCGGGAAGTGGTGAGGCTGGGAACCATAATGACATCGATGCACCAGATGCTGTG GATGGTGAGGAAGACGATGATGACTGGGCAGAGGAAACCACAGAGGAGGCCCAGCGTCGTCGTATGGAGGAGATCAGTAACCATGCTAAGAACTTGACCCTCAGCGAAGACCTGGAGAAAACCCTGGAAGAGAGGGTCAACATCTTCTACAACTTTGTCAAA CAAAAGAAAGACACTGGAGCAATAGACTGCGCTGATAAGGAGATCCTGGCTGAAGCAGAAAGGCTGGATGTGAGAGCCATGGGGCCACTTATCTTGAGCGAGCTGCTTTTTGATGAGAACATCAGAGACCAGATCAAGAAATACAAACGTCACTTCCTGCGg TTCTGCCACAACGATAAGAAAGCTCAGAAGTATCTGCTGGGAGGCTTCGAGTGTCTGGTGAAGCTTCATCAAAGTCAGCTGCTGCCACGAGTCCCTGTCATTCTCAAAGACTTCTATGATGCTGACCTGCTGGAGGAGGATGTCATTCTCATGTGGGCAGAGAAG GTATCCAAGAAGTATGTTTCCAAGGAACTGGCCAAGGAGATCCATGCCAAGGCAGCTCCCTTTGTCAAATGGCTGAAAGAGGCAGAGGAGGAGAGCGAGGGGAGTGAtgcagaggaggaggaagatgaaaaTGTTgag GTTGTGTACTCCTCCTCTGCTCGAGAGCTGAAAATGGAGACCGTTCAGCCTGAGAAAGCAGAAGAGGATGATGACCTTGATATAGATGCCATTTAA